In Brassica rapa cultivar Chiifu-401-42 chromosome A06, CAAS_Brap_v3.01, whole genome shotgun sequence, a single window of DNA contains:
- the LOC103827620 gene encoding U-box domain-containing protein 37 isoform X1, with translation MQRRINEIEEEDEEGYGRTSLETVRESPFEGSSGTVSLSGEDNVYVGVGKGDSSMGALCWALDNLIPSSSSTLLFLIHVFPETHFIPYPLGRLAREQASQEQLDAFMSQEREKRRTLLNKFLQACSASKVKVETILVESDSVAKAIQDLTTILNIKKLVLGIDKSNARKAKSLKGNSVAEQIMRSSAAETCEVKVICQGKEIEIEKPATERSPSKPSIQLQPKKDQSSDSFAWICFSKPKTTS, from the exons ATGCAACGGAGGATCAATGAGATAGAagaagaggatgaagaaggATATGGAAGGACAAGCCTGGAGACTGTGCGAGAGAGCCCGTTTGAAGGAAGCAGTGGAACAGTGTCTTTGAGCGGAGAAGACAACGTATATGTTGGAGTTGGTAAAGGAGACTCCAGCATGGGAGCATTGTGTTGGGCTCTTGACAATCTcatcccttcttcttcttctactcttcTTTTCCTCATCCATGTCTTCCCTGAGACTCACTTCATCCCTTACCCTT TGGGGAGGCTGGCGAGGGAGCAAGCTAGTCAGGAACAACTTGATGCTTTTATGTCTCaggaaagagagaagagaagaactcTGTTGAACAAGTTTCTCCAAGCCTGCTCTGCTTCTAAG GTGAAGGTAGAGACAATACTGGTAGAGAGTGACTCGGTGGCAAAGGCTATACAAGACCTCACTACCATTCTTAACATTAAGAAGCTTGTTCTTGGGATCGACAAGTCTAATGCAAG GAAAGCAAAGTCACTAAAAGGAAACAGTGTTGCAGAACAGATAATGAGAAGCTCCGCAGCAGAAACATGTGAGGTCAAAGTCATATGCCAAGGAAAAGAGATAGAGATAGAAAAGCCGGCAACGGAGAGAAGCCCCTCCAAGCCCTCAATACAGCTGCAGCCGAAGAAAGATCAATCCAGTGACTCTTTTGCTTGGATTTGCTTTAGTAAGCCCAAAACTACCAGTTAG
- the LOC103827620 gene encoding uncharacterized protein LOC103827620 isoform X2 — MLELVKETPAWEHCVGLLTISSLLLLLLFFSSSMSSLRLTSSLTLVLGRLAREQASQEQLDAFMSQEREKRRTLLNKFLQACSASKVKVETILVESDSVAKAIQDLTTILNIKKLVLGIDKSNARKAKSLKGNSVAEQIMRSSAAETCEVKVICQGKEIEIEKPATERSPSKPSIQLQPKKDQSSDSFAWICFSKPKTTS, encoded by the exons ATGTTGGAGTTGGTAAAGGAGACTCCAGCATGGGAGCATTGTGTTGGGCTCTTGACAATCTcatcccttcttcttcttctactcttcTTTTCCTCATCCATGTCTTCCCTGAGACTCACTTCATCCCTTACCCTTGTCT TGGGGAGGCTGGCGAGGGAGCAAGCTAGTCAGGAACAACTTGATGCTTTTATGTCTCaggaaagagagaagagaagaactcTGTTGAACAAGTTTCTCCAAGCCTGCTCTGCTTCTAAG GTGAAGGTAGAGACAATACTGGTAGAGAGTGACTCGGTGGCAAAGGCTATACAAGACCTCACTACCATTCTTAACATTAAGAAGCTTGTTCTTGGGATCGACAAGTCTAATGCAAG GAAAGCAAAGTCACTAAAAGGAAACAGTGTTGCAGAACAGATAATGAGAAGCTCCGCAGCAGAAACATGTGAGGTCAAAGTCATATGCCAAGGAAAAGAGATAGAGATAGAAAAGCCGGCAACGGAGAGAAGCCCCTCCAAGCCCTCAATACAGCTGCAGCCGAAGAAAGATCAATCCAGTGACTCTTTTGCTTGGATTTGCTTTAGTAAGCCCAAAACTACCAGTTAG